A part of Xenopus tropicalis strain Nigerian chromosome 4, UCB_Xtro_10.0, whole genome shotgun sequence genomic DNA contains:
- the LOC105948227 gene encoding uncharacterized protein LOC105948227, translating to MAAVHSSASATKVAILTIDRIPRPEPYGQPNRQSNPNFHFQQRKRLRPTLLKQACKDEGAEVLSSSLQKELLVRSLCLPSQVQHHFPRDLQLQSGSYPQNVPREMRANWHSQCEEVHQSQHGSLKKARMKPLLPVHSYSQTRHWHTCQGMLPERIQANPALHGLTMLQQHLFGEPFIYILGSRTAETPHYTSLASLSGPHM from the exons ATGGCTGCGGTCCATTCATCTGCAAGTGCCACAAAG GTGGCCATTTTAACGATTGACCGGATACCAAGACCAGAACCCTATGGACAACCCAACAGACAAAGCAACCCCAACTTCCACTTCCAGCAGAGGAAAAG GTTACGTCCCACACTCCTTAAACAAGCGTGCAAGGATGAAGGAGCAGAAGTGTTAAGTTCCAGTCTGCAGAAAGAACTCTTGGTGAGGTCCCTCTGCCTGCCCAGCCAAGTACAACAT CATTTTCCTCGTGATTTGCAATTACAATCTGGATCTTATCCACAAAATGTACCAAGGGAGATGAGAGCTAATTGGCATAGCCAGTGTGAAGAAGTCCATCAATCCCAGCACGGAAGTTTAAAAAAAGCACG AATGAAGCCTCTGCTGCCAGTGCATTCCTATAGTCAAACAAGGCATTGGCACACCTGCCAGGGGATGCTGCCAG agcgaatccaggctaatccaGCTTTACATGGCCTGACCATGCTACAGCAGCACTTGTTTGGAGAACCATTCATTTACATTCTAGGCTCGAGGACTGCAGAGACTCCACATTATACATCCCTTGCTTCTCTCTCTGGGCCTCACATGTAA
- the pigc gene encoding phosphatidylinositol N-acetylglucosaminyltransferase subunit C, whose protein sequence is MSPVLQSPVLQSPGADHYSSLSWGAGNPPSGSVGSPPIWKKVLYEHQPFPDNYVDDRFLEELRKNIYVRRYHYWAVVFEAGVVIQQLCSVCVFSVIWWYMDQDLLSPQKLCGVGLALTLLGYLLFDAVDQGEGRRDSGRTHWADLKSALVFVAFTYGFSPVLKTLTESISTDTIYAMSVLMLLGHLVFFDYGANAAVVSSTLSINMAIFASVCLASRLPRSLHAFAMVTFAIQIFALWPSLQRKLRANTPWTYISVTFFFAIFAMAGLLSISSVGALLFFLLLLSVAFLCPYCLIRLQLFKDNIHGPWDEAEIKEDLSRFLD, encoded by the coding sequence ATGAGCCCAGTGCTGCAAAGCCCGGTACTGCAGAGCCCTGGTGCAGACCATTACTCCAGTCTGTCATGGGGAGCTGGAAATCCTCCTTCAGGTTCAGTTGGCTCCCCACCTATCTGGAAAAAGGTGTTATATGAGCATCAGCCTTTTCCTGATAATTATGTGGATGACCGCTTCCTGGAAGAACTGAGGAAGAATATTTATGTACGTCGGTATCACTACTGGGCAGTGGTGTTTGAAGCTGGAGTAGTAATCCAGCAGCTCTGCAGTGTTTGTGTCTTCTCTGTAATATGGTGGTACATGGACCAGGATTTGCTGTCTCCGCAGAAGCTGTGTGGAGTTGGCTTGGCTCTCACACTCCTTGGCTACTTATTATTTGATGCTGTAGACCAAGGTGAAGGAAGAAGAGACAGTGGAAGAACTCACTGGGCTGATCTGAAGAGTGCACTTGTATTTGTAGCATTTACttatgggttttctccagtgctTAAGACACTGACAGAATCTATTAGCACTGATACAATTTATGCCATGTCAGTCCTTATGCTTCTTGGACACCTGGTTTTCTTTGACTATGGAGCCAATGCAGCTGTAGTTTCTAGTACTCTTTCCATAAACATGGCCATTTTTGCTTCTGTTTGCCTTGCCTCACGACTTCCAAGGTCCCTTCATGCTTTTGCTATGGTCACCTTTGCCATCCAGATTTTTGCTTTATGGCCGAGCTTGCAAAGAAAACTTAGGGCTAACACTCCATGGACATACATAAGTGTAACCTTTTTCTTTGCCATTTTTGCCATGGCAGGACTGCTAAGCATTTCAAGCGTGGGTGCTCTGCTGttttttcttctcctcctctCGGTGGCATTTTTGTGTCCATACTGTCTAATTCGGCTGCAGCTTTTTAAAGACAATATTCATGGCCCATGGGATGAAGCAGAAATTAAAGAAGATCTTTCTCGCTTCCTTGATTAG